The Myroides phaeus DNA segment TGCCAGTAAGGTTGCGTTTATTAATTTGGTAAGAAAGTTAGCGGAAGAGGATTACGCTTTGTTAGATTGTCAAGTGTATAATGATCATTTAGACAGTTTAGGTGCTCGTGAGATACACAGAGAAGAGTTTATGGAATACCTCCATAGGAAGTAATCAGAAACTGAGTTTCTGTACTTCCCAATGTAAGGTATCTATGATAAGCAATTGATTGTTTAAGTGCGGTAAACCTATGATTACTTTTAGGGCTTCTTGTGCCATCATTGTTCCTATAATTCCAGGAAAAGTTCCTAATACACCGTTTAGGCTACAATTAGGGACATCACTTTCATTAGGTGGTTCAGGAAACAAATCTCGTAGGTTTTTACTCTTGTTGTGATTAAAGACGGCTAATTGACCTTGAAAACCTAAAATGGTTCCATATATAAGGGTTTTATTTAACTTCACACAATAATCGTTTACTAAATAACGAGTTTGAAAGTTGTCAGAGCCATCAATAATGTAGTCGTATAGACTGAATAACTTTTCTATATTTTCTATTGTTAGTTTTTCGTTGTAAGCAGTAAATACAATGTTTGGGTTAAGATTGTAAATTTGCTGTTTTGCTATTGCTGTTTTGGCAACTCCTATATTTTTGGGCGTGAATAAGATTTGACGGTGAAGGTTGTGTTCCTCTATTACGTCAAAATCTACTACAGCCAAGTTACCAACGCCACAAGTAGCTAAATAGGTTAGGATAGGAGAACCAAGTCCACCCGCGCCAATAACTAATACTTTTGCATTTTTGATAAGTAGTTGTCCCTCCACCCCAATACTATCCAAAGCCATTTGTCTGCTATATCTCAAAAAATCAGCTGTGTCTATCATATTCTATTGTTTATGAGTGATACGAATGATGCCAGTCTTTCCAAACAGGGTCATAGCCTTGCGCTTTTATCATTTCGATTATTTGCTCAGTTGACCTATTATCACATATTTCAAATTGTTCAAGTGAATCTTCGTCAACAGCGTAACCACCAGGGTTAGTTTTAGAACCTGCGCTCATAGAGGTAGCTCCCAATTTGATGATGTTATTTCTCAATACCTCATTTTCTCTGGTAGAGATAGATATCTCTAAATCTTCATTCCACAAGCGATAAGCGCATATCAGTTGCACTAAATCTCTGTCGTCCATTATAAAGTTAGGTTCAATCATTCCTTCAGCAGGGCGTAATCTTGGAAATGAGACAGAATACTTGGTTTGCCAATACGTTTTTTGCAAGTAGTTTATGTGTAAAGCATTGAAAAAACTATCGACACGCCAATCTTCAAGTCCCAGTAATACACCTAAACCAATTTTGTGTATGCCCGCTTTTCCAATTCTATCAGGTGTATCAAGGCGGTATTCAAAGTTTGACTTTTTTCCTTTTGGGTGATACTGTTTATAGACTTCTTTGTGATAAGTTTCTTGATACACTAAAACAGCATAAACACCTAAAGTAGCTAAGGTGCTGTACTCGTCTTCAGAAAGAGGTTGTACTTCAATAGAGATAGAAGTAAAGTCTTTTTTGATTTGTTCTACTGCTTGTTTGAAATAGTTAATATTCACGGTGTAGTTAGCCTCTCCTGTTACCAATAAAATATGGTCATAACCTTGTTTCTTGATAACATCAACTTCCTGTTTAATCTCCAGAGAAGTGAGCGTTTTTCTCTTAATTTTATTGTCCAGACTAAAACCACAGTAAGTACAAATATTTTGACACTCATTGCTCAAATACATCGGTGCGTAAAGAGAGATGGTTTTACCAAACCTTTTTTGAGTAACTGTATGACTTAGTTGTGCCATTGTTTCAAGATAAGGAGCAGCAGCAGGAGAGATGAGGTTGATAAAATCCTCAAGCGTTTTTTTAGGTTGTTGTAAACTCTGTTCAACTTGATGTACGGTAGTGGCGTATATTCTTTGTTTTACGTCTTCCCAGTTATATTGGTTAAAAGTATCTAAGAAAGCCATGGTTATTCTTGTAAAAAAGTGGTGAGTGGACTTGATGCTTGTGCGTGAGAACGAATACCTCCCAGTTTGGCTTCAAAAGCTTGTCTGCCTGAGATAACAGCATTTTTAAAAGCAGTAGCCATTAATGCAGGATTACCTGCTACGGCAATGGCTGTATTAACAAGAACTGCATCAGCTCCTAATTCCATTGCTTTAGCAGCATCAGAAGGAGCGCCTATTCCCGCATCAACAATAACAGGGACATTGCTGTTTTCGATAATAATTTCTAAGAAGTCGATAGTTCGCAAGCCTTTGTTAGTACCAATTGGTGCTCCTAATGGCATTACAACGGCAGTACCCGCATCTTCTAAGCGTTTACATAAAACAGGGTCGGCGTGAATATAAGGTAGAATAACGAAGCCTAATTTAGCCAACTCCTCTGTAGCCTTTAGCGTTTCAATAGGGTCAGGTAATAAATATTTAGGGTCGGGGTGTATTTCTAATTTAAGCCAATTTGTTTCTAAAGCCTCACGCGCTAATTGTGCCGCAAATATGGCTTCTTTTGCATTCCGTGCACCAGAGGTATTGGGCAATAAATTAATGTGTGGATGTTGCAGATGATTTAAGAGTAAATCAGTTTCTGTTTCTGCATCAATTCTTTTTAAAGCAACAGTTACTAACTCTGTTTCAGAGGCAAGTGTTGCAGCCTCCATTTGTACGGGAGAACCAAACTTACCTGTTCCCAAGAATAAGCGAGAGTTAAATTGTTTGTCTGCTATGTGGAGTAGTTTCATTTTAATATATCATTTAGTTGTGTGAGTATTTCTGTTTTGTCTTGCGCATTGTAGAGCAGGCCTGATAAAGCGATACCGTGTACGCCAGATTGGATAATCGAATGAATATCGCTGATTTCAATTCCACCAATAGCGATAATTGGAATGTTGATATTATCCTGTCTCATCTGTGTTAATAATTGTTGATAACCCTCTAAGCCAAGAACAGGACTAAGTTTGGCTTTGGTTGTTGTAAATCGGTAAGGCCCCAGACCAATGTATGTACATTGTTCGTGCGCACGTTGTAAGATATGTTCATACGTATTAGCCGTTCCTCCAATTATTTTGTTCGGTAAGAGTAGTTTTGCTTGAACAACAGACAAGTCGGTTAATCCTAAGTGTACACCATCCGCATCTATTGCTTTTGCTAAATCTACGTGGTCATTGATAATAAGTGTAGCCTTATACGTTTCACAAAGTTTTTTCACTTTTTCGGCAGTACTCCATCGAATAGAAGATAAAGTATTTTTAAAGCGGTATTGTATCCAATCTTGTCCAGCATCAAGTACTTTTTCAATGTGGTACAATTGTTCTTGTGGGGAATCCCCGTGACTGATATATTGAATTTTAGATAGCATGATATCCTAATAATGTATGGTTAGACTCTAAGTATTTTTCCATGTATCGCTTGGCGTTATACATAGCATATTCTATTGGTTCGCCCAAAGCTAAGTTGGCAGCGATAGCAGAAGAAAGCACACAACCAGAACCGTGTTTAGGGTAGTCAGATAGTTTTTTAGGAGCAAAGGTTTGTATGTTTTGTTTGTGAATGAGGTAATCAAAACCTAAAGCATTCTCATTATGCCCCCCTTTTAGAACAACCGTACAATATTGACTTAGTTCACGTGCTTTTTCTATGGCATCTTCATTTGTTTGTACCAAATCGTGTATCTCTAAGTAATTAGGAGTGATAATATCTATTTGGTTTAAAATCTGTAATAATGTCTTTTTCTCTATATTATCTGTAAACTCAAAAGCTCCAGTAGCTTTAAATACGGGGTCCCACACAATTTTTGTTGTAGGATATTTGTCTTTGATGAGGTTGATATAAAGAAGTAAATCTTTAGAATTTGGAATAATACCTATTTTAACCACATCAGGTTTATAGCGATTTAGTAAAGCAGATAATTGTTGTACGACAAACGCTTGTTTCTCCCAAGAGACAGTCAATACATTCTCTTCCGTTTGTATTGTGTTTGCCGTAATGACTGCTAATCCCAATACTCTGTGGTTTTCAAGTGTTTTAATGTCCGCCAGTGTTCCTGCGCCTCCCGTGGGGTCAAGACCTGCTATAGTTAAGACAATTGGTCGTAATGTTGACATAATTCAAATGTTTTTAAAGGGTTTTCAGATAGCCATATACTGCCAAGTAAGGCATAGTCTTCAAATCCCATTTGTTTAATAGCCGGTATATCGGTTGGCTTAATACCTCCTAATGCTACTAATGTTGTATGAGCATTGTCTTTTTTAGCTAATTCCTCTGTCCAATTTATTGATGATACATACCCAGGCTTAGATATACTTGGGTAAATTGGACTTATGAACGCTCTATGATAGATTGTTGATAACTTATTATACTCACTTATACAATGAACAGATGTTGATAACTTTGGTAAGTAACTGATATAGTTGTTAACAAGTGTTGTATTGATTGTTGATAAGTGTGTATAATAGCTGTCTAAATTGTTGATAACTTCTAAATACTGTTGAAAAAGGTATTCATTGTTGTTAATAACCTTGTTTGAAATGTGTATAACTAACTTTCTATGGTGCTGTTTATCTATCTTTTTTAGCCAAAGCTTTAGGTATTCAATATCACAATCAGGTTTTCTAACGTGGACAAGGGGCAAACCCTTATCAAACATTTTGTTGATAAGAGTTGCTTCTTGTTTTACCTCATTTGGCATCGTAATTAGAACCATTGTTATAGGTATATCTCTTTACCTGCCTCAATAAACTCTTCAGATTTTTCTTTCATTCCTTGTTCTGCCGAATCTCTAATCTCTTGAGATATTTTCATCGAACAGAATTTAGGTCCACACATTGAACAGAAGTGAGCTACTTTAGCACCATCCGCAGGAAGTGTTTCATCGTGAAACTCTCTTGCTGTATCAGGGTCAAGTGAAAGGTTGAATTGGTCTTCCCATCTAAATTCAAAGCGCGCTTTGCTCAAGGCATTGTCTCTGTATTGCGAACCTGGATGTCCTTTGGCTAAGTCAGCAGCGTGAGCGGCAAGTTTGTAAGTGATAACACCATCTTTTACGTCTTTTTTGTTTGGTAAGCCTAAGTGTTCTTTAGGCGTTACATAACATAGCATTGCCGTTCCGTACCATCCAATCATTGCAGCACCAATAGCAGATGTGATGTGGTCATATCCAGGAGCGATATCTGTTGTCAACGGACCTAAAGTGTAGAAAGGAGCTTCTCCACAATCGCGAAGTTGTTTCTCCATATTTTCTTTGATGAGGTGCATTGGTACGTGACCAGGACCTTCAATCATAACTTGTACATCGTGTTTCCAAGCGACTTTAGTTAACTCGCCTAATGTTTCTAATTCAGAAAACTGTGCTTTGTCATTTGCATCAGCAATAGAACCAGGGCGTAGTCCATCACCAAGAGAAAAGGCGATGTCATATTTCTTCATAATCTCACAGATATCTTCAAAATGAGTGTATAAGAAGTTTTCTTTGTGATGAAATAAGCACCACTTAGCCATAATTGACCCACCACGAGATACGATACCCGTAACGCGTTCTGCAGTTAAGTGAATATATCTTAGAAGTACACCAGCGTGTATAGTAAAATATGAAACCCCTTGTTCAGCTTGTTCTATAAGCGTATCTCTAAATATTTCCCACGTTAGATCTTCTGCAATTCCCTTCACCTTTTCAAGCGCTTGATAAATAGGTACAGTACCAATAGGCACAGGAGAATTACGAATAATCCACTCTCTTGTTTCGTGTATGTTTTTACCCGTCGAAAGGTCCATTATCGTATCAGCTCCCCATCGACAAGCCCACACTGCTTTTTCTACTTCCTCCTCAATTGATGAGGTAACAGCACTATTACCAATGTTTGCGTTGATCTTTACTAAGAAGTTTCTACCAATAATCATTGGTTCACTTTCAGGGTGGTTAATGTTGTTAGGAATAATAGCACGACCAGCGGCAATTTCGTCTCTAACAAATTCGGGAGTAATATAGTTTTTAGGAGTATTAGCATTGAAACTATTACCAGGATGTTGGTGTTTCATTGCCTTTGTAGCTTCGTTTAATTGCTCAATTTTTTGGTTTTCGCGAATAGCTACATACTCCATTTCAGGAGTAATAATACCCTTTTTAGCATAGTATAACTGCGTTACATTCGCATTATCCTTAGCCACTTTTGGCTTGTGTCTAAATTCAAATCTAAGATGGTCAAGTTTTTCATCTTGCAATCTCGCTTGTCCGTAGGCAGAAGTGATATTATCTAAAATGGTTACATCATTTCTATCAAGAATCCATTGTTCTCTAATTCGTGGAATACCTTTTCTAATATCAATTGTGATGTTAGGGTCAGTATAAGGTCCTGATGTATCATATACAGTTACAGGTGGATTTTTCTCTGTTCCACCACTTGCCAGTTTTGTATCACTTAATGTGATTTCACGCATTGCTACTTCAATAGGGAATAGGCTTCCTTTGATGTATACCTTTTTAGAATTAGGAAAAGGCGTTTGTGAGATTTTTTCGTGTTGTTCCATGTGTTTAGTTTTAGTTATGTTATTTTTTCAAATGGAATCAACCGCCTTGAGTGGCTGTAATAATCAAGATATTATCAGAAGGGTTTAGATAATAAGTAGCCCAATTATCTTTTGTAATCACTGTTTGATTAACAGCAATTGCAATGCCTTTTTGATGCGTTGGCTTATGAATATCAAGCATATTCTGGATGCTTAATTTATCACAGTTGAATTGTACTTTTTGATTGTTGATTTGTAATTCCATTCCATTGTTAATTTTGAGATATAACTTTAGGAATGGCTACAATAAGATACGGACGTACCTATTTATGAAGTCATCTTACTTTTCCCTACGCTGGTATTAACCAGATCAGGTTCAAAGGGTGAAGTCTCAGCCTACATAATGATGTAGACACCCCTAAAGTTGTTAGCAAATATAAACAAATTTTATTAGCATCCTATTGAATGATACTTTGTAGAGGAGTAAAAAAAGGTAGTTTATAAGCTATAAAATAGTCGTTAGGTGCTGATTTTAGGGCATAAAAAAAGGCAAGAAATTATTTCTTGCCTTTAGATATATTTGTTTTAGTAAATTAATTATGCAACCGATTTATTTGATATTTTGTTTACAATAACGGCAATTGCACCATCTCCCATTACGTTACAAGCAGTCCCAAAACTGTCCATCGCAATATAAAGAGCAATCATTAAACTTTGTTGTTCAGTATCAAATCCTAAGATTGAGTGTAACACTCCTAAAGAAGCCATAATAGCTCCACCAGGAACACCAGGAGCAGCTACCATTGCTATTCCTAACATAAAGATAAATCCTACAATTTGAAGAGGATCAATAGTGGCACCTTGTACGAGCATTAAAGCAATAGCACAAGCTACAATTTTAAGTGTACTACCACCAAGGTGAATAGTAGCACATAAAGGAATTGTAAAACCTGCAATAGTAGGGTTGACATCATTTTTTAAAGTTTGTTTTAAAGTAATTGGAATCGCCGCAGCAGAAGACTGTGTACCCAAAGCTGTAAAGTAAGCAGGTAACATATTTCTCATTAAAGTAAGCGGATTCTTTTTACTAACTACTCCAGCAATTGTATATTGGAATAGTAAAACAAAAATATGTAGAACGAAAATTACTCCGATGATCTTAACAAAAGTGTCAAGAACAGCAAAGACTTGTCCGTTATAAGTCATGTTTAAGAATATACCAAAAATAAAGAGCGGTAAGAAAGGAATAATAGCTCTGTTGATTAAAGACATTACTATTTTCTGAAACTCGTTAAAAACCCCTTCTAAATACGGGAAATCGTTTTTTGATATAGTTATTCCTAATAAGAAAGAAAGTATAAGAGCACTCATCACATCAAATAGAGGAGGCATACCAATTTCAAAAAAAGGAACTAAGTTTCTTGTATTTTCACTGATGTTTTCAAAAGATTCAGTAGAAAGGATACTTGGGAAAATAGAGTAACTTACCCCATAAGAAATGAATCCTGCAAAAAGTGTGGATCCATAAGCAATTGCTGTTGTTATAAGAAGTAGTTTACCCGCATTCTTTCCTATGTTTCCAATTGCTGGAACAATAAGACCAATAATAATTAAAGGAATGGAGAAGCTAAGGAAACTTCCGAAAATACTATTAAACGTACTGAAGATTCTACCTATTTGTTCAGGGAGAACGTTACCTAATATGCTACCTAAGAAAATAGCAATGATTATCTGCAAAAGCAGATGTTTTTTTAAGAATTTCATATTTTAAATCAATTGCGTAGAAGTAAATGTACGCAAAAAAACAAAAAGCCTCAGAATTTCTGAGGCTTTTTTAAATTATAATAAAAAGATTATCCTAAAGATGCTCTTTTGAATCCAGTGATTGCAACACCGAAAGCGTTAACGTAGTCTCCTACTTTTTTAGCCTCATCTTTAATAAAGTTTTGGTCTAATAAAGCTTTCTCTTGGTCTAAAGTTGTGTTATCGCTGATAAAACGTTGAATTTTTCCAGGAACGATTCTATCCCAAATAGCTTCTGGTTTACCTTCAGCTTTTAATTCAGCTTTAGCATCTTCTTCCGCTTTTTTCAATACTTCAGGAGTAATTTGAGCGTAAGAAATATATTGAGGTACATTTTTAAGAGTTTTTCCTAAACGTACTAATTCTTCATTTTCTTTTACGATAACAGCAATACGAGCTTCAGTTTCTTTAGCGATGAATTCTGCGTCAAAATCTTTGTAAGATAAAGTTTCAGCTCCCATAGAAGCAACTTGCATAGAGATATCTTTACCGATTTCTTCAGCTTTAGCAACAGCTTCAGATAAAGCAACGATAGCAGCAATTTTGTTTCCGTGTACGTAAGAACCGATGAAAGCACCATCTAATACTTCGAAAGAACCGATTTCGATTTTTTCACCGATAACTCCAGTTTGCTCGATACATTTTTCAGCAACAGTCATTGAAGCATCGTAAGGAGAAGCTAAGAATTCTTCTTTAGTATTAAAGTTGATAGCTTTTTCAGCTAATTCTTTAGCTAAAGTTTGGAAAGCTTCGTTTTTACCTACGAAGTCAGTTTCACAGTTTAATGTAATAACAACACCTCTAGTTTTATCAGCATTAACTAAAGCTACAGCAGCACCTTCGCTTGACTCACGGTCAGAACGGTTAGCAGCAACTTTTTGTCCTTTTTTACGTAAAACTTCGATTGCTTTATCGAAATCTCCTTCAGCTTCAACTAAAGCTTTTTTACAGTCCATCATTCCGGCACCTGTTTGTTGTCTTAGTTTATTTACTTCTGCAGCAGTAATATTCGCCATTTTAGTCGTATTTAAAGTTAATAATTAAAAAAAGTCGTTAGTGACAGTTGAATACAAAGGTAAACATCTATCAGCATAACGACTTTATGATATTGTTAAAAAATTATGCTTTAGCAGGAGCTTCTACTTTAGCAGCAGCTTCTTCTTTTTCAGATTTTCTTTCTGCATTACCTTCGATAATAGCAGAAGTAACTAAAGATAAAATTTTATCGATTGATTTAGAAGCATCATCGTTTGCTGGTATAACGAAATCAACTTGACGTGGGTCAGAGTTAGTATCTACCATAGCGAAGATCGGAATGTTTAATTTTTGAGCTTCTTTTATCGCAATGTGTTCAGCTTTAATATCTACTACAAATAGAGCTGCTGGTAGACGAGTCATGTCAGCAATAGAACCTAAGTTCTTCTCTAATTTAGCACGAAGACGTTCTACTTGTAAACGCTCTTTTTTAGAAAGAGTCATAAATGTACCGTCTTTTTTCATTCTATCGATTGAAGCCATTTTTTTAACAGCTTTACGAATAGTAACGAAGTTTGTTAACATACCACCTGGCCATCTTTCAGTGATGTAAGGCATGTTAGCCGCAGCTGCTTTTTCAGCTACGATGTCTTTTGCTTGCTTTTTAGTAGCAACGAAAAGAACTTTTCTTCCTGATGCAGCGATTTTTTTCAAAGCTTCATTAGCTTCTTCAATTTTAGCTGCAGTTTTATATAGATTGATAATGTGAATACCATTACGCTCCATATAGATATAAGGAGCCATGTTTGGATCCCATTTTCTAGTCATGTGTCCGAAATGAACACCTGCTTCTAGTAAATCTTTAACTTCTACTTTGTTTGCCATTTTCTAATAGTTTACGTTCTGTTACT contains these protein-coding regions:
- a CDS encoding HesA/MoeB/ThiF family protein, with translation MIDTADFLRYSRQMALDSIGVEGQLLIKNAKVLVIGAGGLGSPILTYLATCGVGNLAVVDFDVIEEHNLHRQILFTPKNIGVAKTAIAKQQIYNLNPNIVFTAYNEKLTIENIEKLFSLYDYIIDGSDNFQTRYLVNDYCVKLNKTLIYGTILGFQGQLAVFNHNKSKNLRDLFPEPPNESDVPNCSLNGVLGTFPGIIGTMMAQEALKVIIGLPHLNNQLLIIDTLHWEVQKLSF
- the thiH gene encoding 2-iminoacetate synthase ThiH, whose amino-acid sequence is MAFLDTFNQYNWEDVKQRIYATTVHQVEQSLQQPKKTLEDFINLISPAAAPYLETMAQLSHTVTQKRFGKTISLYAPMYLSNECQNICTYCGFSLDNKIKRKTLTSLEIKQEVDVIKKQGYDHILLVTGEANYTVNINYFKQAVEQIKKDFTSISIEVQPLSEDEYSTLATLGVYAVLVYQETYHKEVYKQYHPKGKKSNFEYRLDTPDRIGKAGIHKIGLGVLLGLEDWRVDSFFNALHINYLQKTYWQTKYSVSFPRLRPAEGMIEPNFIMDDRDLVQLICAYRLWNEDLEISISTRENEVLRNNIIKLGATSMSAGSKTNPGGYAVDEDSLEQFEICDNRSTEQIIEMIKAQGYDPVWKDWHHSYHS
- a CDS encoding thiazole synthase translates to MKLLHIADKQFNSRLFLGTGKFGSPVQMEAATLASETELVTVALKRIDAETETDLLLNHLQHPHINLLPNTSGARNAKEAIFAAQLAREALETNWLKLEIHPDPKYLLPDPIETLKATEELAKLGFVILPYIHADPVLCKRLEDAGTAVVMPLGAPIGTNKGLRTIDFLEIIIENSNVPVIVDAGIGAPSDAAKAMELGADAVLVNTAIAVAGNPALMATAFKNAVISGRQAFEAKLGGIRSHAQASSPLTTFLQE
- the thiE gene encoding thiamine phosphate synthase, giving the protein MLSKIQYISHGDSPQEQLYHIEKVLDAGQDWIQYRFKNTLSSIRWSTAEKVKKLCETYKATLIINDHVDLAKAIDADGVHLGLTDLSVVQAKLLLPNKIIGGTANTYEHILQRAHEQCTYIGLGPYRFTTTKAKLSPVLGLEGYQQLLTQMRQDNINIPIIAIGGIEISDIHSIIQSGVHGIALSGLLYNAQDKTEILTQLNDILK
- a CDS encoding hydroxymethylpyrimidine/phosphomethylpyrimidine kinase, with protein sequence MSTLRPIVLTIAGLDPTGGAGTLADIKTLENHRVLGLAVITANTIQTEENVLTVSWEKQAFVVQQLSALLNRYKPDVVKIGIIPNSKDLLLYINLIKDKYPTTKIVWDPVFKATGAFEFTDNIEKKTLLQILNQIDIITPNYLEIHDLVQTNEDAIEKARELSQYCTVVLKGGHNENALGFDYLIHKQNIQTFAPKKLSDYPKHGSGCVLSSAIAANLALGEPIEYAMYNAKRYMEKYLESNHTLLGYHAI
- a CDS encoding thiamine phosphate synthase; amino-acid sequence: MVLITMPNEVKQEATLINKMFDKGLPLVHVRKPDCDIEYLKLWLKKIDKQHHRKLVIHISNKVINNNEYLFQQYLEVINNLDSYYTHLSTINTTLVNNYISYLPKLSTSVHCISEYNKLSTIYHRAFISPIYPSISKPGYVSSINWTEELAKKDNAHTTLVALGGIKPTDIPAIKQMGFEDYALLGSIWLSENPLKTFELCQHYDQLS
- the thiC gene encoding phosphomethylpyrimidine synthase ThiC yields the protein MEQHEKISQTPFPNSKKVYIKGSLFPIEVAMREITLSDTKLASGGTEKNPPVTVYDTSGPYTDPNITIDIRKGIPRIREQWILDRNDVTILDNITSAYGQARLQDEKLDHLRFEFRHKPKVAKDNANVTQLYYAKKGIITPEMEYVAIRENQKIEQLNEATKAMKHQHPGNSFNANTPKNYITPEFVRDEIAAGRAIIPNNINHPESEPMIIGRNFLVKINANIGNSAVTSSIEEEVEKAVWACRWGADTIMDLSTGKNIHETREWIIRNSPVPIGTVPIYQALEKVKGIAEDLTWEIFRDTLIEQAEQGVSYFTIHAGVLLRYIHLTAERVTGIVSRGGSIMAKWCLFHHKENFLYTHFEDICEIMKKYDIAFSLGDGLRPGSIADANDKAQFSELETLGELTKVAWKHDVQVMIEGPGHVPMHLIKENMEKQLRDCGEAPFYTLGPLTTDIAPGYDHITSAIGAAMIGWYGTAMLCYVTPKEHLGLPNKKDVKDGVITYKLAAHAADLAKGHPGSQYRDNALSKARFEFRWEDQFNLSLDPDTAREFHDETLPADGAKVAHFCSMCGPKFCSMKISQEIRDSAEQGMKEKSEEFIEAGKEIYL
- the thiS gene encoding sulfur carrier protein ThiS, whose translation is MELQINNQKVQFNCDKLSIQNMLDIHKPTHQKGIAIAVNQTVITKDNWATYYLNPSDNILIITATQGG
- a CDS encoding dicarboxylate/amino acid:cation symporter → MKFLKKHLLLQIIIAIFLGSILGNVLPEQIGRIFSTFNSIFGSFLSFSIPLIIIGLIVPAIGNIGKNAGKLLLITTAIAYGSTLFAGFISYGVSYSIFPSILSTESFENISENTRNLVPFFEIGMPPLFDVMSALILSFLLGITISKNDFPYLEGVFNEFQKIVMSLINRAIIPFLPLFIFGIFLNMTYNGQVFAVLDTFVKIIGVIFVLHIFVLLFQYTIAGVVSKKNPLTLMRNMLPAYFTALGTQSSAAAIPITLKQTLKNDVNPTIAGFTIPLCATIHLGGSTLKIVACAIALMLVQGATIDPLQIVGFIFMLGIAMVAAPGVPGGAIMASLGVLHSILGFDTEQQSLMIALYIAMDSFGTACNVMGDGAIAVIVNKISNKSVA
- the tsf gene encoding translation elongation factor Ts; this encodes MANITAAEVNKLRQQTGAGMMDCKKALVEAEGDFDKAIEVLRKKGQKVAANRSDRESSEGAAVALVNADKTRGVVITLNCETDFVGKNEAFQTLAKELAEKAINFNTKEEFLASPYDASMTVAEKCIEQTGVIGEKIEIGSFEVLDGAFIGSYVHGNKIAAIVALSEAVAKAEEIGKDISMQVASMGAETLSYKDFDAEFIAKETEARIAVIVKENEELVRLGKTLKNVPQYISYAQITPEVLKKAEEDAKAELKAEGKPEAIWDRIVPGKIQRFISDNTTLDQEKALLDQNFIKDEAKKVGDYVNAFGVAITGFKRASLG
- the rpsB gene encoding 30S ribosomal protein S2, producing the protein MANKVEVKDLLEAGVHFGHMTRKWDPNMAPYIYMERNGIHIINLYKTAAKIEEANEALKKIAASGRKVLFVATKKQAKDIVAEKAAAANMPYITERWPGGMLTNFVTIRKAVKKMASIDRMKKDGTFMTLSKKERLQVERLRAKLEKNLGSIADMTRLPAALFVVDIKAEHIAIKEAQKLNIPIFAMVDTNSDPRQVDFVIPANDDASKSIDKILSLVTSAIIEGNAERKSEKEEAAAKVEAPAKA